The following proteins are encoded in a genomic region of Cellulomonas sp. ES6:
- a CDS encoding MarR family winged helix-turn-helix transcriptional regulator: protein MTLPGEAPHPGDELFWLLRRTLHTMRRDVRERVDLSPARHRLLRTAARTPEPQRQTTLAAALDIVPRSVTSLVDDLEAAGLVERLPDPTDRRATLVAVTAEGRAVLAEADRQRRRHAEELLARLEPGEQAELLRLLHRLVDDADPC from the coding sequence ATGACGCTGCCCGGCGAGGCCCCGCACCCCGGCGACGAGCTGTTCTGGCTGCTGCGCCGCACCCTGCACACCATGCGGCGGGACGTGCGCGAGCGCGTGGACCTCAGCCCCGCCCGGCACCGGCTGCTCCGCACGGCCGCCCGCACCCCGGAGCCCCAGCGGCAGACCACCCTCGCGGCCGCGCTGGACATCGTCCCGAGGTCCGTGACCTCGCTCGTCGACGACCTCGAGGCGGCCGGGCTCGTCGAGCGCCTGCCCGACCCCACCGACCGCCGCGCCACCCTGGTCGCCGTGACCGCCGAGGGCCGGGCGGTGCTCGCCGAGGCGGACCGGCAGCGCCGGCGGCACGCCGAGGAGCTGCTCGCGCGCCTGGAGCCCGGCGAGCAGGCCGAGCTGCTGCGCCTGCTGCACCGCCTCGTGGACGACGCCGACCCCTGCTGA
- a CDS encoding siderophore-interacting protein, with amino-acid sequence MTAGPVTTARIRRAVVTSVHRLSPGMVRVTFGGDDLLDLVSTGVGDEYVRLFFPRPGETDVVMPSVSGDSWEYPEGVEPGPMRTYTIRDLPEPGVLVIDFVVHEGGVAAAWALAARPGDVLALNPPRGLYEPPADATWQLLLADATGLPALARLLEQAPATLRTRAVVQVAQEDHRFDLEVPDGTEVVWVVGGNGHGPCRLLDVLRATPLPPGPGYVWFAGETRVQRAVRKHLRHGLGLPGTAYKTVGYWTDRQEEWVETWEGLGPDVRARLDALWADETRDLEAVADDVDALFASVGL; translated from the coding sequence GTGACCGCCGGCCCCGTGACGACGGCCCGCATCCGCCGGGCCGTCGTCACGTCCGTGCACCGGCTCAGCCCCGGCATGGTCCGGGTGACCTTCGGCGGGGACGACCTGCTCGACCTGGTCAGCACCGGCGTCGGGGACGAGTACGTCCGGCTGTTCTTCCCGCGCCCGGGGGAGACGGACGTCGTCATGCCGTCCGTGTCGGGCGACTCCTGGGAGTACCCCGAGGGCGTCGAGCCCGGCCCGATGCGGACGTACACGATCCGCGACCTCCCGGAGCCGGGCGTGCTGGTCATCGACTTCGTGGTGCACGAGGGCGGGGTCGCCGCGGCGTGGGCGCTCGCGGCCCGCCCCGGGGACGTCCTCGCGCTCAACCCGCCGCGCGGGCTGTACGAGCCGCCGGCCGACGCCACCTGGCAGCTGCTGCTCGCGGACGCGACCGGTCTCCCCGCGCTCGCGCGGCTGCTGGAGCAGGCGCCCGCGACCCTGCGCACCCGGGCCGTCGTGCAGGTCGCGCAGGAGGACCACCGGTTCGACCTCGAGGTGCCCGACGGGACCGAGGTGGTGTGGGTCGTCGGCGGCAACGGGCACGGGCCGTGCCGGCTGCTCGACGTGCTCCGCGCCACCCCGCTGCCCCCGGGGCCGGGGTACGTCTGGTTCGCCGGCGAGACCCGGGTGCAGCGCGCCGTCCGCAAGCACCTGCGGCACGGGCTGGGCCTGCCCGGGACCGCGTACAAGACCGTCGGGTACTGGACGGACCGGCAGGAGGAGTGGGTCGAGACCTGGGAGGGACTCGGCCCGGACGTCCGCGCGCGGCTCGACGCCCTGTGGGCGGACGAGACCCGGGACCTCGAGGCGGTCGCCGACGACGTGGACGCCCTGTTCGCGTCGGTGGGGCTGTGA
- a CDS encoding ABC transporter ATP-binding protein gives MRAADLTLAYGDRTVVRGLDLVVPEGELTVVVGPNACGKSTVLRALARLLRPATGTVLLDGRSLRELGSKELARTLGLLPQTSTAPSGITVADLVTRGRYPHQRLGRQLSREDADAVERALAATGIADLAARPVEELSGGQRQRVWVAMVLAQETGTLLLDEPTTFLDITHQYDLLELFVDLHRAGRTVVAVLHDLNQACRYGTHLVAMRDGAVVAQGAPADVVTPAMVREVFGLEAMVVPDPAVGTPMVVPLGRPRR, from the coding sequence CTGCGGGCCGCCGACCTCACGCTCGCCTACGGCGACCGCACCGTCGTCCGTGGTCTCGACCTGGTGGTCCCCGAGGGCGAGCTGACGGTGGTGGTGGGGCCCAACGCGTGCGGCAAGTCCACGGTGCTGCGCGCGCTGGCCCGGCTGCTGCGACCCGCCACCGGGACCGTGCTGCTCGACGGCCGGTCGCTGCGCGAGCTCGGGAGCAAGGAGCTCGCCCGGACGCTCGGGCTGCTGCCGCAGACGTCGACGGCGCCGTCGGGGATCACGGTCGCCGACCTGGTGACCCGCGGTCGCTACCCGCACCAGCGCCTCGGCCGCCAGCTGTCCCGCGAGGACGCCGACGCCGTCGAGCGGGCTCTGGCGGCGACCGGCATCGCCGACCTGGCCGCGCGTCCCGTCGAGGAGCTCTCGGGCGGGCAGCGGCAGCGGGTCTGGGTGGCGATGGTGCTGGCGCAGGAGACCGGGACCCTGCTGCTCGACGAGCCGACCACGTTCCTCGACATCACCCACCAGTACGACCTGCTGGAGCTGTTCGTCGACCTGCACCGCGCGGGCCGCACGGTGGTGGCCGTCCTGCACGACCTCAACCAGGCGTGCCGCTACGGGACGCACCTCGTGGCGATGCGGGACGGCGCCGTCGTCGCGCAGGGGGCGCCCGCCGACGTCGTGACCCCCGCGATGGTGCGGGAGGTGTTCGGGCTGGAGGCGATGGTGGTGCCGGACCCCGCCGTGGGGACCCCGATGGTGGTGCCGCTCGGGCGACCCCGGCGCTGA
- a CDS encoding iron chelate uptake ABC transporter family permease subunit produces the protein MTTAAPLAPAPPVGPPAVAAPHAVRRVAWLAGGVVLLLLALLASLALGARPVGLGDVLGALTRFDPAVENQVVVHDLRLPRTVVGLGVGAALGLAGALIQGLTRNPLADPGILGVNAGASFAVVLGAALLGLTHITQYVWLAFAGAVLATVVVYLIGSAGRGGATPVRLTLAGMALGAVLQGVASGITLLRPRVFDSMRHWEAGSLAAASWGTFRAVGAFLVAGAVIALACARPLNAVALGDDLARTLGTRVGLLRVAVVAAVTLLCGAATAAAGPIAFVGLMVPHVARWLVGPDQRWLLPLTLLLAPALLLVSDVVGRLVLAPAEVQVALVTAAIGAPVLIALVRRRNASTL, from the coding sequence ATGACGACCGCAGCCCCGCTCGCGCCGGCACCGCCCGTCGGCCCGCCCGCCGTCGCCGCCCCGCACGCCGTCCGCCGGGTCGCCTGGCTGGCGGGCGGCGTCGTCCTGCTGCTGCTCGCGCTGCTGGCGAGCCTGGCGCTCGGCGCGCGACCTGTGGGGCTCGGTGACGTGCTCGGCGCGCTGACGCGGTTCGACCCGGCGGTCGAGAACCAGGTGGTCGTGCACGACCTGCGGCTGCCCCGGACGGTCGTCGGGCTCGGGGTCGGCGCCGCGCTGGGCCTCGCGGGCGCGCTGATCCAGGGCCTGACCCGGAACCCGCTCGCGGACCCGGGGATCCTCGGCGTCAACGCGGGGGCGTCGTTCGCCGTCGTGCTGGGGGCCGCGCTGCTCGGCCTCACCCACATCACGCAGTACGTCTGGCTCGCGTTCGCCGGGGCGGTCCTCGCGACGGTGGTCGTCTACCTCATCGGCTCGGCCGGCCGCGGCGGGGCCACCCCGGTGCGGCTGACGCTGGCCGGCATGGCGCTCGGCGCGGTGCTCCAGGGCGTCGCGTCCGGGATCACGCTGCTGCGGCCCCGCGTCTTCGACTCGATGCGGCACTGGGAGGCGGGGTCGCTGGCGGCGGCCTCGTGGGGGACGTTCCGCGCCGTCGGGGCGTTCCTCGTCGCCGGCGCCGTCATCGCGCTGGCGTGCGCCCGGCCCCTGAACGCCGTCGCGCTCGGCGACGACCTGGCCCGCACGCTCGGCACCAGGGTCGGGCTGCTCCGGGTCGCGGTCGTCGCGGCGGTGACGCTGCTGTGCGGAGCGGCGACCGCGGCGGCCGGGCCGATCGCCTTCGTGGGCCTGATGGTGCCGCACGTCGCACGCTGGCTCGTCGGACCGGACCAGCGGTGGCTGCTGCCGCTCACCCTGCTGCTCGCGCCCGCGCTGCTGCTGGTCAGCGACGTCGTCGGTCGGCTGGTGCTCGCGCCCGCGGAGGTGCAGGTCGCCCTGGTCACGGCCGCGATCGGGGCGCCGGTGCTGATCGCGCTCGTGCGGCGCCGGAACGCGAGCACGCTGTGA
- a CDS encoding iron chelate uptake ABC transporter family permease subunit — MWRTRGDALSVRVGARPVVVTAALALAALAVAVPALALGDFRVPVPDVLRALTGALDGPARTVVVDWRLPRVLLALLLGAALGMSGAIFQSLTRNPLGSPDVIGFGSGAYTGALLVMLLGGGGWGAVATGSLAGGLGTAALVYVLAYRGGVQGFRLIVVGIGVSSVLASVNTWLILKADLQLAMTAAVWGAGSLNAAGWTHVGPTVLALAVIVPVLVLLSRRADLLEMGDDTAHALGVAPERTRLALVVVGVALTALCTAVAGPIAFVALAAPQLARRLTRGTGAGLASAAAMGALLLVTSDVIAQRAFAPTQLPVGVVTVSIGGAYLVGLLVREARRQ; from the coding sequence GTGTGGCGGACCCGCGGCGACGCGCTGTCCGTGCGGGTCGGTGCGCGCCCGGTGGTCGTCACCGCGGCGCTGGCGCTCGCCGCGCTCGCGGTCGCCGTGCCGGCCCTCGCCCTGGGCGACTTCCGCGTCCCCGTCCCGGACGTCCTGCGCGCCCTGACCGGCGCGCTCGACGGTCCCGCGCGCACCGTCGTCGTGGACTGGCGGCTGCCCCGCGTCCTGCTCGCGCTGCTGCTCGGCGCGGCGCTCGGGATGAGCGGGGCGATCTTCCAGTCCCTCACCCGCAACCCGCTCGGGTCGCCCGACGTCATCGGCTTCGGCTCGGGCGCGTACACCGGCGCGCTGCTCGTCATGCTGCTGGGCGGGGGCGGCTGGGGAGCGGTGGCGACGGGCTCGCTCGCCGGGGGTCTGGGCACCGCGGCGCTCGTGTACGTGCTCGCGTACCGGGGCGGGGTGCAGGGCTTCCGGCTGATCGTCGTCGGCATCGGCGTCAGCTCCGTGCTCGCCTCGGTGAACACGTGGCTGATCCTCAAGGCCGACCTCCAGCTCGCGATGACGGCCGCGGTCTGGGGCGCCGGCAGCCTCAACGCGGCCGGGTGGACGCACGTGGGACCGACGGTGCTCGCGCTCGCCGTCATCGTCCCGGTGCTCGTCCTCCTGTCCCGGCGGGCCGACCTGCTCGAGATGGGTGACGACACCGCGCACGCCCTCGGCGTCGCGCCCGAGCGCACCCGGCTCGCACTGGTCGTCGTCGGCGTCGCGCTCACCGCCCTGTGCACGGCGGTCGCCGGGCCGATCGCCTTCGTCGCGCTCGCCGCCCCGCAGCTCGCTCGGCGGCTGACCCGCGGCACCGGCGCCGGGCTCGCGTCCGCCGCCGCCATGGGCGCGCTGCTGCTCGTCACGTCCGATGTGATCGCGCAGCGCGCGTTCGCACCCACCCAGCTCCCGGTGGGGGTGGTGACCGTCAGCATCGGCGGCGCCTACCTCGTCGGGCTGCTCGTCCGAGAGGCCCGCCGCCAGTGA